One genomic window of Carassius gibelio isolate Cgi1373 ecotype wild population from Czech Republic chromosome A10, carGib1.2-hapl.c, whole genome shotgun sequence includes the following:
- the orai1b gene encoding calcium release-activated calcium channel protein 1, producing MNMSRNEHSLQALSWRKLYLSRAKLKASSRTSALLSGFAMVAMVEVQLDTNHDYPPGLLITFSACTTVLVAVHLFALMVSTCILPNIEAVSNVHNLNSVKESPHERMHRHIELAWAFSTVIGTLLFLAEVVLLCWVKFLPIKPKDQKNGTISAGVAAAITSTSIMVPFGLVFIVFAVHFYRSLVSHKTDRQFRELEELEDLQNELDNRGELSTLKSPSSLYP from the exons ATGAACATGAGTCGGAACGAGCATTCGCTGCAGGCTCTGTCCTGGAGAAAGCTTTACCTGAGCAGAGCCAAACTCAAAGCGTCCAGTCGCACGTCTGCTCTTTTATCCGGTTTCGCAATG GTGGCCATGGTGGAAGTACAGCTGGACACCAATCACGACTATCCACCAGGACTGCTGATCACTTTCAGTGCTTGCACCACTGTGTTAGTGGCTGTCCACCTGTTTGCCCTCATGGTGAGCACCTGCATTCTCCCCAACATCGAAGCGGTCAGCAACGTGCACAACCTCAACTCTGTGAAGGAGTCTCCTCACGAGAGAATGCATCGCCACATCGAGCTGGCCTGGGCTTTTTCCACAGTAATTGGAACATTGCTCTTCCTGGCCGAGGTGGTCCTGCTGTGCTGGGTCAAGTTTTTACCCATTAAGCCGAAGGACCAGAAAAACGGTACTATATCTGCTGGGGTGGCCGCTGCGATCACGTCTACCTCCATCATGGTCCCTTTTGGCTTGGTTTTTATCGTCTTTGCTGTGCATTTCTACCGCTCACTGGTCAGCCACAAGACCGACAGGCAGTTTCGAGAGTTAGAAGAGTTGGAGGACTTACAGAATGAATTGGACAATCGAGGGGAGTTGTCTACGTTAAAGTCTCCCAGTTCTCTTTACCCCTAG